From Medicago truncatula cultivar Jemalong A17 chromosome 7, MtrunA17r5.0-ANR, whole genome shotgun sequence, a single genomic window includes:
- the LOC25480554 gene encoding putative FBD-associated F-box protein At5g22720 isoform X2 — translation MKNCEMLENELPDHIISCIFSKLALKDLVKTSALSKQWIHEWGLRMDLNFDLYTMFDYNTDQDLPQIVPLSQRFHYQSKFATSLDQFMLHYKGVIIRSIRVKFPLGNEHRDVIDRLISKGIAKGAKHIELLFSSKTTDTTISIMPYRFSLILLLENDSVTYLHLQNCLIDKPRDFSGLKNLRTLVLQQVIVKKTLLKTLCSNCNHLVDFTLDGCNITSKLVINNPSLLRLNIVNVGFYPRNLITIIASSLSSFEYSCLKEHVVHQMNIQAPMLSKFSFRGASFSKRIGLSGLTNVTTIKFDALLVDLSTNILPHLFSKCPQLEDVTLKNCLFTSSTQIFSSKLRQLIILDSVWVNNSPSEISIDALNLSSFEYTGYTTRIISFTAPMLSKVFWDTLERENRPHLFDPIASLPHIENLAMIVDTLQVKELAKVLVRFQNLRQLELHIEGACDPSMDYSWLLDIATASQHLQKLTLSEHSHMVGFKRQKSEYVGFSHNVLEYVEFCGCVCSINVIQLATHLLRSANSLKKMTFRSSDRVYLGGGRWTTFFNACGGHCWSGKNVYEMLKDEVNEQCQLIIL, via the exons ATGAAGAACTGTGAAATGCTTGAGAATGAGTTGCCTGATCATATTATATCTTGTATCTTTTCCAAGTTAGCTTTGAAGGATTTGGTGAAAACCAGTGCATTGTCCAAACAATGGATTCATGAATGGGGATTACGGATGGACCTAAACTTCGATCTCTATACCATGTTTGACTATAACACAGATCAAGACTTACCACAAATCGTTCCTCTCTCTCAAAGGTTTCACTATCAATCTAAATTTGCCACAAGTTTGGATCAATTTATGCTCCATTATAAAGGTGTCATTATCCGTTCCATTCGAGTAAAATTTCCATTAGGTAATGAACATAGGGATGTCATTGATAGATTGATCTCCAAAGGAATTGCTAAGGGTGCCAAACATATTgaacttctcttctcttctaaaaCAACTGATACTACTATTTCTATTATGCCATACAGATTTTCCCTTATTCTCTTACTTGAGAATGATTCTGTGACCTATTTGCACCTACAAAACTGCCTCATAGACAAACCCAGAGACTTCTCTGgattaaaaaatttgagaaCTCTTGTGTTGCAACAAGTTATTGTGAAGAAGACACTCCTTAAGACTTTGTGTTCAAATTGCAACCACCTTGTCGACTTCACCCTTGATGGTTGTAATATCACTTCCAAGTTGGTAATAAACAACCCATCATTGCTTCGTTTGAACATTGTTAATGTTGGATTTTACCCTCGAAATCTTATTACTATCATTGCCTCAAGTCTCTCGTCCTTTGAGTATTCTTGTCTTAAAGAACATGTAGTACACCAAATGAACATTCAAGCTCCTATGTTATCCAAGTTTAGCTTTAGAGGTGCTTCATTTTCAAAGCGTATAGGGTTATCTGGATTGACGAACGTAACAACAATTAAGTTTGATGCATTATTAGTTGATCTATCCACAAACATCTTGCCTCATTTGTTTTCTAAATGTCCTCAACTTGAAGATGTCACTCTTAAGAACTGTTTGTTCACAAGTTCAACACAAATTTTCAGTTCGAAGTTACGTCAGTTGATCATACTTGATAGTGTTTGGGTGAATAACTCTCCTTCTGAGATATCTATTGATGCATTAAATCTTTCATCCTTTGAATATACTGGGTACACCACGAGGATAATTTCTTTTACGGCTCCAATGTTATCAAAGGTTTTTTGGGATACACTAGAGAGAGAGAATAGACCACACCTTTTTGATCCAATTGCAAGTTTACCACATATTGAGAATTTAGCTATGATCGTCGACACTTTACAA GTAAAGGAATTAGCGAAAGTCTTGGTTCGGTTTCAAAATCTTAGACAATTGGAGTTACATATTGAAGGAGCATGCGATCCTAGTATGGATTACTCTTGGCTTTTAGATATTGCAACAGCTTCTCAGCATCTCCAAAAACTTACTCTAAGT GAACATTCACATATGGTCGGATTTAAGAGGCAGAAAAGCGAATATGTGGGGTTTTCTCATAATGTTTTGGAATATGTGGAGTTTTGCGGTTGTGTTTGCTCCATAAATGTTATTCAGTTAGCTACTCACCTATTGAGGAGTGCAAATTCGCTTAAGAAAATGACTTTCCGTTCTAGTGATAGAGTCTATCTTGGAGGTGGTAGATggacaactttttttaatgcatgtGGTGGTCATTGTTGGTCAGGAAAAAATGTTTACGAGATGCTTAAGGATGAAGTAAATGAACAATGTCAGCTTATAATTTTGTAG
- the LOC25480554 gene encoding putative FBD-associated F-box protein At5g22720 isoform X1 — translation MKNCEMLENELPDHIISCIFSKLALKDLVKTSALSKQWIHEWGLRMDLNFDLYTMFDYNTDQDLPQIVPLSQRFHYQSKFATSLDQFMLHYKGVIIRSIRVKFPLGNEHRDVIDRLISKGIAKGAKHIELLFSSKTTDTTISIMPYRFSLILLLENDSVTYLHLQNCLIDKPRDFSGLKNLRTLVLQQVIVKKTLLKTLCSNCNHLVDFTLDGCNITSKLVINNPSLLRLNIVNVGFYPRNLITIIASSLSSFEYSCLKEHVVHQMNIQAPMLSKFSFRGASFSKRIGLSGLTNVTTIKFDALLVDLSTNILPHLFSKCPQLEDVTLKNCLFTSSTQIFSSKLRQLIILDSVWVNNSPSEISIDALNLSSFEYTGYTTRIISFTAPMLSKVFWDTLERENRPHLFDPIASLPHIENLAMIVDTLQVKELAKVLVRFQNLRQLELHIEGACDPSMDYSWLLDIATASQHLQKLTLSIKNLYQEHSHMVGFKRQKSEYVGFSHNVLEYVEFCGCVCSINVIQLATHLLRSANSLKKMTFRSSDRVYLGGGRWTTFFNACGGHCWSGKNVYEMLKDEVNEQCQLIIL, via the exons ATGAAGAACTGTGAAATGCTTGAGAATGAGTTGCCTGATCATATTATATCTTGTATCTTTTCCAAGTTAGCTTTGAAGGATTTGGTGAAAACCAGTGCATTGTCCAAACAATGGATTCATGAATGGGGATTACGGATGGACCTAAACTTCGATCTCTATACCATGTTTGACTATAACACAGATCAAGACTTACCACAAATCGTTCCTCTCTCTCAAAGGTTTCACTATCAATCTAAATTTGCCACAAGTTTGGATCAATTTATGCTCCATTATAAAGGTGTCATTATCCGTTCCATTCGAGTAAAATTTCCATTAGGTAATGAACATAGGGATGTCATTGATAGATTGATCTCCAAAGGAATTGCTAAGGGTGCCAAACATATTgaacttctcttctcttctaaaaCAACTGATACTACTATTTCTATTATGCCATACAGATTTTCCCTTATTCTCTTACTTGAGAATGATTCTGTGACCTATTTGCACCTACAAAACTGCCTCATAGACAAACCCAGAGACTTCTCTGgattaaaaaatttgagaaCTCTTGTGTTGCAACAAGTTATTGTGAAGAAGACACTCCTTAAGACTTTGTGTTCAAATTGCAACCACCTTGTCGACTTCACCCTTGATGGTTGTAATATCACTTCCAAGTTGGTAATAAACAACCCATCATTGCTTCGTTTGAACATTGTTAATGTTGGATTTTACCCTCGAAATCTTATTACTATCATTGCCTCAAGTCTCTCGTCCTTTGAGTATTCTTGTCTTAAAGAACATGTAGTACACCAAATGAACATTCAAGCTCCTATGTTATCCAAGTTTAGCTTTAGAGGTGCTTCATTTTCAAAGCGTATAGGGTTATCTGGATTGACGAACGTAACAACAATTAAGTTTGATGCATTATTAGTTGATCTATCCACAAACATCTTGCCTCATTTGTTTTCTAAATGTCCTCAACTTGAAGATGTCACTCTTAAGAACTGTTTGTTCACAAGTTCAACACAAATTTTCAGTTCGAAGTTACGTCAGTTGATCATACTTGATAGTGTTTGGGTGAATAACTCTCCTTCTGAGATATCTATTGATGCATTAAATCTTTCATCCTTTGAATATACTGGGTACACCACGAGGATAATTTCTTTTACGGCTCCAATGTTATCAAAGGTTTTTTGGGATACACTAGAGAGAGAGAATAGACCACACCTTTTTGATCCAATTGCAAGTTTACCACATATTGAGAATTTAGCTATGATCGTCGACACTTTACAA GTAAAGGAATTAGCGAAAGTCTTGGTTCGGTTTCAAAATCTTAGACAATTGGAGTTACATATTGAAGGAGCATGCGATCCTAGTATGGATTACTCTTGGCTTTTAGATATTGCAACAGCTTCTCAGCATCTCCAAAAACTTACTCTAAGT attaaaaatcTATATCAGGAACATTCACATATGGTCGGATTTAAGAGGCAGAAAAGCGAATATGTGGGGTTTTCTCATAATGTTTTGGAATATGTGGAGTTTTGCGGTTGTGTTTGCTCCATAAATGTTATTCAGTTAGCTACTCACCTATTGAGGAGTGCAAATTCGCTTAAGAAAATGACTTTCCGTTCTAGTGATAGAGTCTATCTTGGAGGTGGTAGATggacaactttttttaatgcatgtGGTGGTCATTGTTGGTCAGGAAAAAATGTTTACGAGATGCTTAAGGATGAAGTAAATGAACAATGTCAGCTTATAATTTTGTAG